One Suncus etruscus isolate mSunEtr1 chromosome 13, mSunEtr1.pri.cur, whole genome shotgun sequence genomic region harbors:
- the LOC126025718 gene encoding AN1-type zinc finger protein 5-like gives MLCSTGCGFYGNPRTNGMCSVCYKEHLQRQQNSGRMSPMGTASGSNSPTSDSASVQRADASLNNCEGAAGSTSEKSRNVPVAALPVTQQMTEMSISREDKITAPKTEVSEPVVTQPSPSVSQPSTSQSEEKAPELPKPKKNRCFMCRKKVGLTGFDCRCGNLFCGLHRYSDKHNCPYDYKAEAAAKIRKENPVVVAEKIQRI, from the coding sequence ATGCTGTGTAGTACAGGATGTGGCTTTTATGGGAATCCTAGGACAAATGGGATGTGTTCTGTGTGCTACAAAGAACATCTTCAGAGGCAGCAGAATAGTGGCAGAATGAGTCCAATGGGGACAGCAAGTGGTTCCAACAGTCCTACCTCAGATTCTGCATCTGTACAGAGAGCAGATGCTAGTTTAAACAACTGTGAAGGTGCTGCTGGCAGCACATCTGAAAAATCAAGAAATGTGCCTGTGGCTGCCCTGCCTGTAACTCAGCAAATGACAGAAATGAGCATTTCAAGAGAGGACAAAATAACTGCCCCAAAAACAGAGGTGTCAGAGCCAGTTGTGACTCAGCCCAGTCCATCAGTTTCTCAGCCCAGTACTTCTCAAAGTGAAGAAAAAGCTCCGGAGTTGCCCAAACCAAAGAAGAACAGATGTTTTATGTGTAGAAAGAAAGTTGGCCTTACAGGGTTTGACTGCCGATGTGGAAATTTGTTTTGTGGACTTCACCGTTATTCTGACAAGCACAACTGTCCATATGATTACAAAGCAGAAGCTGCAGcaaaaatcagaaaagagaatCCAGTTGTTGTGGCTGAAAAAATCCAGAGAATATAA